In Cryomorphaceae bacterium, the following are encoded in one genomic region:
- a CDS encoding agmatinase → MTKEELIEQFNPNDPGSSDAGIFGLPFTCEQSDLVLVPVPWEATVSYREGAALGPAAILDASYQVDLHHYDYPNLWKRGIALDDLPGKLGLLSKRAREQATQIIEALEQGARPQENPEMVQRYELVAEACGQMNRWVEERTSFWLDQGKKVGLIGGDHSSPLGYYRALAKRHDDFGMLVIDAHMDLRNAYEGFKYSHASIFYNALQIPQLSQMVQVGIRDYCSEEVDFAKSQGERIAVYYDRLIQREMMRGVTWHQLVEYIIAKLPKKVFVSVDIDGLDASLCPNTGTPVPGGLQFEQLAYLLFRLGECGKEIIGFDLCEVAPGQDDWDGNVGARVLYQLCGMLLK, encoded by the coding sequence ATGACCAAGGAAGAACTCATTGAACAATTTAACCCCAATGACCCGGGAAGCAGTGATGCCGGTATTTTTGGTTTACCTTTTACCTGCGAACAGTCAGACCTCGTGCTGGTACCGGTGCCCTGGGAGGCCACGGTAAGCTACCGTGAGGGAGCCGCGCTGGGACCGGCTGCCATTTTGGATGCATCTTATCAGGTAGATCTTCACCATTATGACTATCCCAATTTGTGGAAACGCGGCATTGCCCTGGATGACTTACCCGGCAAGCTTGGTTTGCTTTCAAAAAGGGCTCGTGAGCAAGCTACGCAAATTATTGAGGCATTGGAGCAGGGTGCACGTCCGCAGGAGAATCCTGAAATGGTGCAACGCTACGAGTTGGTGGCAGAGGCGTGTGGCCAAATGAACCGATGGGTGGAGGAGCGCACCTCCTTTTGGTTGGATCAGGGTAAAAAAGTAGGACTCATTGGTGGCGACCATAGCAGTCCGTTGGGTTACTACCGCGCACTCGCCAAACGCCACGACGATTTTGGCATGTTGGTAATTGATGCCCACATGGATCTGAGAAATGCCTACGAGGGTTTCAAGTACTCGCATGCCTCTATTTTTTACAACGCGCTGCAAATTCCGCAGCTATCGCAAATGGTGCAGGTGGGTATTCGCGATTACTGCAGCGAAGAAGTGGATTTTGCCAAAAGTCAGGGTGAGCGAATTGCGGTGTACTATGACCGCCTCATCCAGCGCGAGATGATGCGAGGTGTAACCTGGCATCAATTGGTAGAATATATCATCGCAAAGCTACCGAAAAAGGTATTTGTAAGCGTCGATATTGATGGATTGGATGCTTCGCTATGCCCCAACACCGGAACGCCGGTTCCCGGAGGCTTGCAATTTGAACAATTGGCATATTTGCTTTTCAGACTTGGCGAATGTGGAAAGGAAATCATCGGCTTCGACTTGTGCGAAGTTGCACCCGGACAAGACGATTGGGATGGAAACGTGGGAGCACGGGTATTGTATCAGCTTTGTGGTATGCTCTTGAAATAG
- a CDS encoding TonB-dependent receptor: MRTTFLFLAFFTFCNAHSQTDTTQHLKEVVVSSHRHPSTIEQVARQVTVIDRAEIEQAPVQSLSELLEFVMSVDIRQRGQFGVQSDVSIRGGTFDQTLILVNGIKMSDPQTGHHSMNLPVDLNQIERIEILHGGASRVFGPNAFAGAINIITRTRGENQVGAELMAGQHGLFGAGAHVTLNTGNWNHSFSYNRRGSDGFMRNTDFIWNNAFLQSAAHLKNHEIIINAGYNQKAFGATTFYSAFFPNQFEETSTRFVSVSDKMQLHENLSLSVRGYYREHRDRFELFREGDGFFIRTDDNFFVMGNDTAPVWYQGHNYHRTESWGLEADASYKWKAGVSTVGIEYRSEKIQSNVLGQPVENPVSVSGEHPSAQFTRADGRENLSIYAEHNLNYKNLFVSAGMLYNMNTAFEDEIFPGIDVAYQLGQHFRPYASWNRSVRFPTFTDLYYNLGGAVGSIELTPESSVNYEGGLKYFGKHVSGVATFFRREGVNLIDWIRFEGSDITQAANITTLNINGLELGFQANLKALLGEKSPFSSIRIGYTYMQGDSASTGFESNYALDFLQHQFNAVLLQQISDKISVQWNTSFQQRLGGYFDPSVGEEVPFAPVLLLDVRISHRTEMFDVFLEVANLFDRLYVDIGNVPQPGRWLRAGVAIRLGY; this comes from the coding sequence ATGAGAACCACCTTTTTATTCCTTGCATTTTTCACCTTTTGCAATGCTCATTCTCAAACTGATACCACACAACACCTCAAAGAAGTAGTGGTTTCGAGCCACCGGCACCCGTCAACAATTGAACAGGTTGCCAGACAGGTAACGGTCATTGACCGCGCCGAAATTGAGCAGGCTCCTGTGCAGAGTTTATCGGAGCTACTTGAGTTTGTGATGAGCGTTGACATCCGACAGCGCGGGCAGTTTGGTGTGCAAAGCGACGTAAGCATCCGGGGAGGAACCTTTGACCAGACCCTGATTCTGGTAAACGGCATCAAAATGTCTGACCCACAAACCGGCCATCACAGTATGAACCTTCCGGTTGACCTCAACCAAATTGAGCGCATTGAAATACTTCACGGCGGTGCGTCGCGCGTATTCGGACCCAATGCTTTTGCCGGCGCCATCAACATCATCACCCGCACACGAGGCGAAAACCAGGTAGGTGCCGAACTCATGGCCGGTCAACACGGCTTGTTTGGCGCAGGTGCCCATGTTACGCTCAATACAGGTAACTGGAATCACAGCTTTTCATACAACCGCAGAGGCTCTGATGGCTTTATGCGCAACACCGATTTCATCTGGAACAACGCCTTTCTCCAGAGCGCTGCTCATCTGAAAAACCACGAGATTATCATCAACGCAGGATACAACCAAAAAGCTTTTGGAGCCACCACGTTCTACAGTGCCTTCTTCCCCAATCAGTTCGAAGAAACCAGCACGCGCTTTGTGTCTGTTTCTGACAAAATGCAGCTTCACGAAAACCTCTCGCTCAGTGTGCGGGGTTACTACCGCGAGCACCGCGATCGCTTTGAGCTTTTTCGCGAAGGCGACGGGTTCTTTATTCGAACAGATGATAACTTCTTTGTGATGGGCAACGATACCGCACCCGTCTGGTATCAGGGCCACAACTACCATCGCACCGAAAGCTGGGGCCTGGAAGCCGATGCCAGCTACAAATGGAAAGCCGGGGTAAGCACCGTGGGGATTGAATACCGTAGCGAAAAAATACAAAGCAACGTGCTCGGGCAGCCGGTTGAAAATCCAGTAAGTGTAAGCGGTGAGCATCCTTCGGCTCAATTTACCCGGGCAGATGGACGCGAAAACCTTAGTATTTACGCAGAGCACAACCTCAACTACAAAAACCTCTTTGTGTCGGCAGGAATGCTCTACAATATGAACACAGCATTTGAGGATGAGATTTTTCCCGGCATTGACGTGGCCTATCAGTTGGGGCAGCATTTCAGACCTTATGCAAGCTGGAACCGCTCTGTTCGTTTCCCCACTTTTACTGATTTGTACTACAATCTGGGCGGTGCTGTAGGCAGTATTGAGCTCACTCCGGAATCGTCTGTAAATTACGAAGGGGGGCTCAAATACTTTGGCAAACATGTAAGCGGGGTGGCTACCTTCTTCCGTCGCGAAGGGGTGAATCTTATTGACTGGATTCGCTTTGAAGGCTCCGACATAACCCAGGCTGCCAATATCACTACGCTCAACATCAACGGACTGGAATTGGGTTTTCAGGCCAACCTGAAAGCACTTCTGGGTGAAAAGTCCCCGTTTTCATCAATCCGCATCGGTTACACGTACATGCAGGGAGACAGCGCCAGCACAGGTTTTGAATCGAACTACGCTCTTGACTTCCTTCAGCATCAGTTTAACGCGGTGTTGCTTCAGCAAATCAGCGACAAGATTTCGGTGCAATGGAATACCAGTTTTCAGCAGCGTTTGGGCGGATACTTCGACCCATCTGTTGGCGAAGAAGTGCCCTTTGCACCTGTGCTACTGCTTGATGTGCGCATCAGTCACCGCACAGAAATGTTTGATGTGTTCCTGGAAGTGGCCAATCTTTTTGACCGGCTTTACGTGGATATCGGAAATGTTCCTCAACCCGGGCGCTGGCTGCGGGCCGGTGTTGCCATCAGACTGGGATACTAG
- a CDS encoding 3-deoxy-D-manno-octulosonate 8-phosphate phosphatase: MENYKQKLRSIRNMIFDVDGVFTDGIVLLMPDGQQIRSSNVKDGYVVQLAVKKGFRLAVITGGDSEAVRERFKGLGMKDVFLNSKDKWQVYSDYMAQHKLKPEETLYMGDDIVDIRVLKDVAVGCCPADAAHEVRQICDYVSHLPGGKGCVRDVVEQVLKVQGLWMDKDSLEW, from the coding sequence ATGGAAAACTATAAACAGAAACTCCGCAGTATCCGAAACATGATTTTTGACGTGGACGGTGTATTTACCGACGGCATTGTACTACTGATGCCCGACGGACAGCAAATCAGGTCGTCCAATGTTAAAGACGGCTATGTTGTGCAGCTCGCAGTGAAAAAAGGTTTTCGATTGGCTGTGATTACAGGCGGAGATTCAGAGGCGGTGCGCGAGCGCTTTAAAGGGCTGGGGATGAAGGATGTTTTTCTGAACTCCAAAGACAAGTGGCAGGTTTATAGCGACTACATGGCGCAGCACAAACTAAAACCTGAAGAAACCCTTTACATGGGTGATGACATTGTGGATATCCGCGTGCTGAAAGATGTAGCGGTAGGATGCTGCCCGGCTGATGCTGCTCACGAAGTGCGTCAGATTTGTGATTACGTGTCGCACCTGCCCGGAGGCAAAGGCTGTGTGCGCGATGTGGTAGAACAGGTGTTAAAGGTACAGGGTCTTTGGATGGACAAAGACAGTTTGGAGTGGTAA
- a CDS encoding DUF2520 domain-containing protein, which yields MPDNSFGIALIGAGRVASNLGTAFKLRGFELQCVLSRNEERGRLLAEELGTHFFRLNEAEQVRAHLFVIAVSDDAVQEVSEQLPAGEAVVVHTSGTRPMADLSKHPNRGVFYPLQTLTSAVRHQWSDVPFCLEASCHDALAVLKDVCTQLGAQHYELNSDQRARLHVAAVIANNFTNHLWGWSRRLLEEAEVDPAILHPLMRETLAKALTHDPYGVQTGPAVRGDEQTLRKHLAQLEEHPRLRAIYQLLTESIAAQSNGKL from the coding sequence ATGCCTGATAACTCCTTCGGCATAGCGCTGATAGGAGCCGGGAGGGTAGCAAGCAATCTCGGCACTGCCTTTAAGCTTAGAGGTTTTGAATTGCAATGTGTGCTGAGCCGCAATGAAGAGCGCGGCAGGCTATTGGCCGAAGAGCTGGGTACGCACTTCTTTCGCTTGAATGAGGCAGAGCAAGTGCGGGCACATCTTTTTGTGATTGCTGTGAGTGATGACGCCGTGCAAGAGGTGTCGGAACAGTTGCCGGCCGGAGAAGCTGTAGTTGTGCATACTTCTGGTACACGGCCCATGGCTGATTTGAGCAAGCACCCCAACAGAGGTGTTTTTTATCCCTTACAGACCTTAACCTCAGCGGTTCGCCATCAATGGAGCGATGTGCCTTTTTGCCTTGAGGCAAGTTGCCATGATGCGTTGGCAGTTCTCAAAGATGTTTGCACACAACTAGGAGCGCAGCACTATGAACTCAATTCAGACCAGCGCGCCCGACTGCATGTGGCAGCAGTGATTGCCAACAATTTTACCAATCATCTGTGGGGATGGAGCAGGCGCTTACTTGAAGAAGCAGAAGTGGATCCCGCCATTCTTCACCCGTTGATGCGCGAAACCCTTGCAAAGGCTCTTACCCATGACCCTTACGGGGTACAAACCGGTCCGGCCGTGCGCGGCGATGAGCAAACACTTCGCAAACATCTCGCCCAACTGGAGGAACATCCCCGCCTGCGGGCAATCTACCAGTTATTAACCGAAAGTATTGCAGCACAATCCAATGGAAAACTATAA
- a CDS encoding cytochrome c maturation protein CcmE: MKRSHIISIIVIAVAIAAIAGSLAETSTYADFAEAFSNPGREYHVVGTLDRTEAIVYEPTIDPHRTTFTMKDEKGERRQVHLLQAKPQDFERSESVVLIGRVVDEEFMATDILMKCPSKYNEENKIET, from the coding sequence ATGAAACGCTCGCATATTATATCCATCATCGTGATTGCGGTTGCCATTGCGGCCATCGCGGGATCGCTCGCTGAAACCAGTACCTACGCTGATTTCGCCGAGGCTTTCAGCAACCCCGGCAGGGAATACCATGTGGTGGGTACCCTCGATCGCACTGAAGCAATTGTTTACGAACCTACCATTGATCCTCACCGAACTACTTTCACCATGAAAGATGAGAAAGGCGAGAGGCGGCAGGTACACCTGCTACAAGCTAAACCCCAGGATTTTGAGCGCTCCGAAAGCGTGGTGCTCATTGGCAGGGTAGTGGACGAAGAGTTTATGGCTACCGACATTTTGATGAAATGCCCGTCCAAATATAACGAGGAGAATAAGATAGAAACCTGA
- a CDS encoding CcmD family protein, translating to MDFAGLLDIHIAIPNRTTKTQPRMMRMLKIMSLLLFFLLPAVSHANHDWLQETMYASGKINVVLAVVTVILAGIFAYLVLLDRRIGKLEEEVMQHHENNQNL from the coding sequence ATGGATTTTGCTGGGTTACTGGATATACACATTGCGATACCGAATCGCACAACTAAAACACAACCTCGAATGATGAGAATGTTGAAGATAATGAGTTTGTTACTGTTCTTTTTGCTTCCGGCAGTGAGCCACGCCAACCATGATTGGTTGCAGGAAACCATGTATGCCAGCGGAAAAATCAATGTCGTTCTGGCAGTGGTTACGGTAATTCTGGCTGGAATCTTTGCCTATCTTGTGTTGCTCGACCGTCGCATCGGCAAGCTGGAAGAAGAGGTGATGCAACATCACGAAAACAACCAAAACCTATAG
- a CDS encoding ABC transporter permease, whose amino-acid sequence MFVNNDTDGTLFYPEAFYGRDFRVFPQARVAVSCVQPVARAHHDTFAFPNRSILNETIRNLIFHVPMWFAMFFLMGISVVQGVRFLGNGHRMHDVKAEQSVRVGLLFAVLGLVTGSLWARFTWGAWWVSDPQLNGAAVTFLMYVAYLILRGSMDDEDRRARVSAVYNIFAFAMLVVLILILPRFTDSLHPGKGGNPAFSAYDLDSTLRAVFYPAVLGWILLGYWIYTLRYRIAQLKHNLE is encoded by the coding sequence ATGTTCGTAAACAATGATACAGACGGAACGCTCTTTTACCCGGAAGCCTTTTACGGACGCGATTTCAGGGTTTTTCCGCAGGCGAGGGTAGCAGTATCTTGTGTGCAGCCTGTGGCACGGGCGCACCACGATACATTCGCTTTTCCAAATCGCAGTATTCTCAACGAAACCATTCGCAACCTCATTTTTCACGTGCCCATGTGGTTTGCCATGTTTTTCCTGATGGGAATTTCGGTGGTGCAAGGGGTGCGTTTTCTGGGTAATGGCCACCGTATGCACGACGTGAAAGCTGAGCAAAGCGTTCGCGTGGGGCTGCTTTTTGCCGTACTCGGTCTCGTTACAGGCTCGTTGTGGGCGCGCTTCACCTGGGGCGCGTGGTGGGTAAGCGATCCGCAATTGAACGGTGCCGCAGTTACCTTTCTGATGTACGTGGCCTATCTTATCCTTCGCGGCAGTATGGATGATGAAGACCGGCGCGCAAGGGTTTCGGCGGTGTACAACATTTTTGCCTTTGCTATGTTGGTGGTGCTGATTTTAATACTTCCGCGTTTTACCGATTCCCTTCACCCCGGAAAAGGAGGAAACCCCGCTTTTAGCGCATACGACCTCGACAGTACACTACGGGCCGTTTTTTACCCCGCAGTATTGGGATGGATTTTGCTGGGTTACTGGATATACACATTGCGATACCGAATCGCACAACTAAAACACAACCTCGAATGA
- a CDS encoding ABC transporter permease codes for MAFRTFATMQLQEISTLIARDFKLEMRQKHSIGGVVLYVMATIFVAYLSFRQIVDPNTWNALFWIIVLFAAFNATAKSFWHDRPGLAIYWYTMAAPQSVILAKMVYNTLLMNVLGLLSLLFFVLFMGPAALEDCHWPSLFTAIVLGCTGLGSALTMIAAVASKTNNAFGIMAILGMPVILPLLLSIIRLSQHAMVGIALSDSWKNALFTGMITVISVTLAYVLFPYLWRD; via the coding sequence ATGGCATTCCGTACTTTTGCGACCATGCAACTGCAGGAAATAAGCACACTGATTGCCCGCGATTTTAAGCTCGAAATGCGCCAGAAACATTCCATTGGCGGGGTGGTGCTTTATGTGATGGCCACCATTTTTGTGGCATATCTGAGCTTTCGTCAAATCGTAGATCCCAATACCTGGAATGCGCTTTTCTGGATTATTGTGCTCTTTGCCGCCTTTAACGCCACGGCCAAATCTTTTTGGCACGATCGCCCCGGACTGGCTATTTACTGGTACACGATGGCGGCGCCCCAATCCGTCATCCTGGCTAAGATGGTGTACAACACGCTTTTGATGAATGTGTTGGGTTTGCTTAGTTTGCTCTTTTTTGTGCTGTTCATGGGGCCGGCTGCGCTGGAAGATTGTCACTGGCCATCCCTTTTCACAGCCATCGTGTTGGGATGCACAGGTCTTGGCTCGGCTCTTACGATGATTGCAGCCGTGGCTTCTAAAACCAACAACGCCTTTGGAATCATGGCCATACTTGGCATGCCGGTGATACTCCCTTTGCTGCTTTCCATTATCCGTTTGTCGCAGCACGCTATGGTGGGAATTGCCCTCTCCGATAGCTGGAAAAACGCCCTCTTTACGGGCATGATTACGGTGATTTCGGTGACCCTGGCTTACGTTTTATTTCCCTACCTTTGGCGCGATTAA
- the msrB gene encoding peptide-methionine (R)-S-oxide reductase, which yields MKHYFLALQIATLALACSAQPGEGEMEFPVRKTDSEWRELLSPDAYYVLRKQGTERAYSGSYWNLKAVGVYHCAGCDNPLFESDTKYESCTGWPSHYAPISEDAVREIPDKAFGWERTEIVCAGCGGHLGHVFNDGPKPTGLRYCLNSAALKFHPAE from the coding sequence ATGAAGCACTATTTCTTAGCACTGCAAATCGCAACCCTTGCGCTTGCCTGTTCGGCCCAGCCTGGTGAAGGTGAAATGGAGTTTCCGGTGCGAAAAACAGACAGCGAATGGCGGGAGTTGCTGTCGCCCGATGCATACTATGTATTGCGTAAACAGGGCACCGAACGAGCCTACAGCGGAAGCTACTGGAATCTGAAGGCTGTGGGCGTTTATCATTGTGCGGGGTGCGATAATCCGTTGTTTGAAAGTGACACCAAGTACGAATCCTGCACGGGTTGGCCTAGTCACTATGCACCCATCAGCGAGGACGCCGTGCGAGAAATTCCCGATAAGGCCTTCGGTTGGGAGAGAACGGAAATTGTTTGTGCCGGCTGTGGTGGCCATTTGGGCCACGTATTCAACGACGGTCCCAAGCCTACAGGACTGCGCTACTGCCTGAATTCGGCTGCGCTGAAATTCCACCCGGCTGAGTAA
- a CDS encoding tungsten formylmethanofuran dehydrogenase, translated as MPAAPAISGETLLDAWRLMATARAMSDLYEANAKFTSKYVHATSRGHEALQIALGLQLKPQDFVSPYYRDDSILLSIGMTPYECMLQLLAKRSDPFSGGRTYYSHPSLRRDDQPKIIHQSSATGMQAIPCTGIGLGFQYMEGQGLSKPQRGEEPVAVCSLGDASVTEGEVAEAFQMAALRQLPVLYFIQDNEWDISATAEETRAQNAYEYIQGFKGIKAVTIEGNDFIACYEALREALDYIRTERKPFLLHASVPLLGHHTSGVRREWYRHDLDEHKERDPYPKYRRQLIDLGFEESELTAIENEARDSVHDDYNRALEAEDPRPEDIFDHDFAPSPITEEVGERTPANKEKTLMVDCALFAVQEILAKYPESLLYGQDVGGRLGGVFREAATLAQKFGDDRVFNTPIMEAFIIGSTVGMSAVGCKPIVEVQFADYIWPGLNQLFTEVSRSYYLSNGKWPVNAIIRVPIGAYGSGGPFHSSSVESVLANIRGIKIAYPSNGADLKGLIKSAFHDPNPVVMLEHKGLYWSKLPGTEDARTVEPSEDYAIPFGKARQIQAASKEAIQEGTSAVIITYGMGVYWAKTAAAAFEGQIEIIDLRTIAPWDQEMVYDAVRVHGKCLVVTEEPEDNGFAQMVASKIQQNCFEQLDAPVMVIGSENLPAIPLNSTLEHAMIPNADKVQKKLSSLLNY; from the coding sequence ATGCCCGCTGCACCCGCAATCTCCGGGGAAACCTTGTTGGACGCCTGGCGACTGATGGCTACAGCCCGCGCCATGAGTGACCTCTACGAGGCCAACGCAAAGTTCACCAGTAAATATGTTCACGCTACTTCCCGAGGCCACGAAGCTCTGCAGATAGCACTCGGCCTCCAGCTCAAACCACAGGATTTTGTATCGCCTTATTACCGAGATGACAGCATCCTGCTGTCAATTGGAATGACACCTTACGAGTGCATGTTACAACTCCTCGCCAAGCGCAGTGATCCTTTTAGCGGAGGTCGCACCTACTATTCACACCCCAGCCTCAGGCGTGATGATCAGCCCAAAATCATTCATCAATCCTCGGCAACTGGTATGCAGGCCATCCCGTGCACAGGAATTGGTCTTGGGTTTCAGTACATGGAGGGCCAGGGGCTCTCAAAACCGCAGCGTGGAGAGGAGCCTGTTGCTGTTTGCTCTCTGGGCGATGCTTCTGTAACAGAGGGTGAAGTAGCCGAAGCTTTTCAAATGGCCGCTCTGCGACAGCTCCCGGTGCTATACTTCATTCAGGACAATGAATGGGATATCAGTGCAACCGCTGAAGAGACCCGCGCCCAGAATGCCTACGAATACATTCAGGGCTTTAAGGGAATCAAAGCTGTGACCATTGAAGGCAACGACTTTATTGCATGCTACGAAGCCCTGCGCGAAGCACTTGATTACATCCGCACAGAACGCAAACCGTTTTTGCTCCACGCAAGCGTTCCACTATTGGGGCACCATACTTCGGGTGTTCGCAGGGAGTGGTACCGCCACGATCTGGACGAACACAAAGAACGCGACCCCTATCCTAAATACCGACGCCAACTGATTGACCTGGGGTTTGAAGAATCGGAGCTGACAGCTATTGAAAATGAAGCCCGCGATTCGGTTCATGATGATTACAACCGCGCGCTTGAAGCGGAGGATCCCAGGCCCGAAGATATATTTGACCATGACTTTGCCCCTTCTCCCATCACCGAGGAAGTAGGTGAGCGCACCCCTGCGAACAAGGAAAAAACCCTGATGGTGGATTGTGCTCTTTTTGCGGTGCAGGAAATCCTGGCCAAGTACCCCGAAAGCCTGCTTTACGGTCAGGATGTAGGCGGCAGATTAGGAGGCGTTTTTCGCGAAGCCGCCACGCTGGCGCAGAAGTTTGGCGACGACCGGGTATTCAACACGCCCATTATGGAGGCGTTTATTATTGGAAGCACTGTGGGAATGTCGGCCGTAGGCTGCAAGCCCATTGTGGAAGTACAGTTTGCCGATTATATCTGGCCGGGCCTCAATCAGTTGTTTACCGAAGTGAGCCGAAGCTACTACCTGAGCAATGGCAAGTGGCCCGTGAATGCCATTATCCGCGTGCCCATCGGAGCATACGGCAGTGGTGGTCCGTTTCACTCGTCAAGCGTTGAATCGGTATTGGCCAATATCCGCGGAATTAAAATTGCCTACCCAAGCAACGGTGCCGACCTGAAAGGACTGATTAAATCTGCTTTTCACGACCCCAACCCCGTGGTGATGCTCGAACACAAAGGGTTGTACTGGAGTAAACTACCCGGAACAGAAGACGCGCGCACCGTTGAGCCTTCAGAAGATTACGCCATTCCGTTTGGCAAGGCGAGACAGATTCAAGCCGCAAGCAAGGAAGCCATTCAAGAAGGAACCTCAGCCGTGATCATAACCTATGGAATGGGTGTTTATTGGGCCAAAACTGCGGCGGCGGCATTTGAGGGACAGATTGAAATCATTGACCTTCGCACCATTGCCCCATGGGACCAGGAAATGGTTTACGATGCGGTTCGTGTGCACGGAAAATGCCTCGTGGTTACCGAAGAACCTGAAGACAACGGATTTGCGCAAATGGTTGCTTCAAAAATTCAACAAAACTGCTTTGAACAGCTCGACGCACCCGTGATGGTTATTGGCTCCGAAAACCTCCCTGCCATTCCGCTCAATTCTACCCTTGAACATGCCATGATTCCCAATGCCGACAAGGTGCAGAAGAAGCTCAGCTCGCTTCTGAATTATTGA
- a CDS encoding phenylacetic acid degradation protein, translating into MSRFHALRVKHIQRETPEAVSVEFDVPTELKETFKFKHGQYVAIKVDVNGDELRRSYSICSSPHENKLCVAVKEIENGRVSGYFNRELREGDVMEVMPPLGNFTVPLDAGNRKTYVAFAAGSGITPIISILKAVLETEPNSTFRLFYGNKESKSVIFHKELEELQARYTDRFHVHILYSRQRSGDPLFEGRISREKIEALAEKYPAVTRADEFFLCGPKPMIEAASDLLQARGVAKEKVHFELFTTAIPGEVADADPDTPESKGPEENSGISKVLIILDGDETEIEIPKGTTILDAAIDAGLDAPFACTGGSCCTCRAKMLEGHAEMEINYALTDKEVADGYILTCQSHPTTPRMVVDFDAS; encoded by the coding sequence ATGTCAAGATTTCACGCCCTTCGCGTAAAGCATATCCAGAGAGAAACCCCCGAAGCTGTTTCTGTAGAATTCGACGTTCCCACTGAACTGAAAGAAACTTTCAAGTTCAAGCACGGTCAATATGTGGCCATTAAAGTGGACGTGAACGGCGATGAACTGCGCAGGTCTTATTCTATCTGCTCCAGCCCGCATGAAAACAAACTTTGCGTAGCCGTTAAAGAAATTGAAAACGGACGTGTTTCGGGTTATTTTAATCGTGAACTGCGCGAAGGTGATGTGATGGAGGTAATGCCACCACTCGGAAATTTCACCGTTCCTTTGGATGCAGGCAACCGCAAAACCTACGTGGCTTTTGCTGCCGGAAGCGGAATTACCCCAATTATCTCCATTCTAAAGGCCGTATTAGAAACTGAACCTAACAGTACTTTTCGGCTCTTCTACGGAAACAAGGAGAGCAAGTCGGTGATTTTTCATAAGGAGCTCGAAGAGCTTCAGGCGCGTTATACCGACCGCTTTCATGTACATATTCTTTACAGCCGCCAGCGCTCGGGCGACCCACTTTTTGAGGGCCGAATAAGCCGCGAAAAGATTGAGGCACTGGCGGAGAAATATCCTGCTGTAACGCGTGCAGATGAGTTTTTCCTCTGCGGTCCCAAACCGATGATTGAGGCTGCGTCGGATCTGTTGCAAGCAAGAGGCGTGGCCAAAGAAAAAGTTCACTTTGAACTCTTCACCACGGCCATTCCCGGTGAAGTGGCCGATGCCGATCCTGATACCCCGGAAAGCAAGGGGCCGGAAGAAAATTCCGGCATTTCCAAGGTGCTGATTATTCTGGACGGCGATGAAACCGAAATAGAAATCCCGAAGGGAACCACCATTCTGGACGCAGCCATTGATGCCGGTTTAGATGCTCCTTTTGCTTGTACCGGCGGTTCATGCTGTACCTGCAGGGCAAAAATGCTGGAAGGTCACGCCGAAATGGAAATCAATTATGCGCTCACAGATAAAGAAGTAGCAGACGGCTACATTCTCACTTGCCAATCGCATCCAACCACTCCGCGAATGGTGGTAGATTTTGATGCCTCCTAA